The Flavobacterium johnsoniae UW101 genomic interval GGCCAGCTGTCTGCAATTTTCTGACGGAAATCTGGATTGTAGGTAATTTCAAATTCAGGAATATGCTTTTTAATTTCGGCAGCAATTTCAGTTGGAGTAAAACTCATTGCCGCTAAATTATAAGAAGAATGTATTTTGATCTGCTCAACAGGAGCTTTCATAATATTAATCGTCGCATCGATTGCATCATCCATATACATCATTGGCATTTTGGTTTCAGACGACAAAAAGCATTCGTATTTTTTATCTGCGATTGCTTTGTAGAAAATATCAACTGCATAATCTGTAGTACCGCCGCCCGGAGGAGTCGACCAGCTTATTAAACCAGGATAACGTATGCTTCGAACATCAACACCATAAATATTATGATAGTATTCGCACCATCTTTCGCCAGATTGTTTACTGATTCCGTAAACCGTAGAAGGCTCCATAATCGTATATTGAGGCGTATTTTCTTTTGGAGTTGTCGGTCCAAAAACCGCAATACTCGAAGGCCAGAAAATCTTTTGAATTTTTTTGGCTTTCGCTAAATTCAAAACATGAAAAAGCGAATTCATATTTAAGTCCCACGCAAAAGCCGGATTTTTTTCAGCAGTTGCAGATAAAAGCGCAGCCATCAAATAAACATCAGTAATTTTATGAACTTCAACAAGATGTTCAATCTGGTTAAAATCTAAAGCATTTACCACTTCAAAAGGTCCGGAATTAACCACATCCGTATTTAATTTTCGAATATCAGATGCAATGACATTTTCGGTCCCGTATAATTTGCGAAGTTTTTGAGTAAGCTCAGTGCCAATCTGCCCACAGGCACCAATGATTAATATTTTTGGATTCATTTTGTTTAGATTTTAGTCTTGCAAATATAACGTTTTCGCAAATATCAACGTTTTTTATAACATTAAATTATAAAATCAACAACAATAAAGATTGTTTTTTAGATTATTCTCTGACTGTGTGTATTTAGTTTAGCTGCAATTTATACAGATTAAAAATGATTTTTTTGAAGAAATAATCCATTAAATCATTAAAATCTGTGACAAAAAAATAACCTTGATTTATAGAATCTTTAGCAAAAAACACAATTCGTAATTGTAAATTTACTTTGTAACTTTGCGGTCTAACATTATTATCAAATGAAATATAAAATAGCGCTGTTTTTACTTTTGATTTTTGCACTTCAATCCTGTCAGGATGAGAATCAAAAACGTCTTGCTGAAAATGCGAAAGAAGCTAAAAAAAATGCTAAGATTTTTAACAATATAAATAAAGCCTGGATTTTTATTGATGAACCTATTAATGAGGTTTCAGAACAAAATATAAAAACCTGGACAGAATGGCGCGATTTTATAAAAGAAATTGGAGATAAACCCAGAAAAACAATAGGGGCATTTCAGAAAAAATCTACTGCTATTTCAAAAAAAGCAATGGCTTTAAACAATAGCATTCCAAACGAATTTAATCAGCCGGCAATTAAAAGCCGAATTTCAGTTTTGATTACCAAAATTAAAATGATGGATTTGTTTATTCATTTAAGCCAGATTCCAGATGATAAAGTTGCTTTTTTAATTGGCGAAATTAATAAAGAACTTGTCTCTTTAGAAAGACAAATGGATAAAATTGTAGAGAGAAGTAAAGTTCCAAAAGAACAGGGAGAAGAAGATTTTCTTAAAATGTTAGACACAACACGCGCTATTCCAAACGCATCAGTACCAATAGATCCAAATTTACCAAGAGTTGAGTAAAAACGTATTATATACAACATACGATAATCTGCCAAAAGCACAGCAGATTGCATCAGGTTTATTAGAAGGGAATCAGATAAAAATGAATATCAGCGGATTACTTGGATCTGCTGTTTCATTTATAATTCGTTCCGTTTTTAAGAAAACCGAACTGCCTTTTTTGATTGTTTTAGACAACAAAGAAGAAGCCGCATATTACCTAAACGATCTGGAGCAGATGATTGGCGAACAGGACGTTTTGTTTTATCCCGTATCATTTCGCCGTCCGTATCAGGTTGACGAAACAGACAATGCCAATGTTCTGCTTCGCGCTGAGGTTTTAAACCGAATCAATTCAAGAAAAAAACCAGCTGTAATTGTTACTTATCCTGAAGCACTTTTTGAGAAAGTAGTAACGCGCCAGCAATTAGATAAAAACACTTTAAAAGTCTCTTTAAACGATAAAATTTCGATTGATTTTATTAACGAAGTTTTATTTGAATACGAATTTAAAAGAGTCGATTTTATTACAGAACCCGGCGAATTTTCAGTTCGCGGGGGAATTGTCGATGTATTCTCATTTTCAAACGACCATCCTTACAGAATTGAGTTTTTTGGAAATGAAGTAGACAGCATTAGAACTTTTGATGTAGAAACACAATTATCTGTAGAAACACATAAAAAGATTACGATTATCCCAAATGTTGAAAACAAGATATTTCAGGAAAACCGTGAAAGTTTCTTAGATTATATTGCCGAAAAAACAGTTCTTTTTATTCAAAATACCGAAGGACTTTTCAGTCAGTTAGACAAACAATTTGCAAGGGCAGAAGAAGCTTTTGAGAAATTGTCTAAAGAAATAAAACACGCTGCACCAGAACAGTTGTTTTTAAATCAGGCTTCGTTTATAAAACGAGCATTGGATTTCTCGGTTGTAGAATTGGCTTCAAGACCAGTTTTTAAAACCACTAAAAAATTCGAATTCCATATTCAGCCTCAGCCGTCATTCAACAAACAATTTGATTTATTGCTGAATAATTTAAGCGATAATCATTTTAACGGATATGTCAATTATCTGTTTTGTTCGAATGAAACGCAGGCAAAGCGTTTTCACGATATTTTTGAAAGCTTAGACGAAGCCAATTCAGAAAATATTAGAAAGCATTATCATACCATTGTATTGCCTTTATATCAAGGTTTTATTGATGAAGAAAATCAAATAACCGCTTATACCGATCACCAGATTTTTGAGCGTTATCATAAATTCAACATTAAAAACGGATATTCTAAAAAACAGAATATCACGCTTAAAGAATTAACTGCACTTTCTGTCGGCGATTATGTAACACACATAGACCATGGAATTGGAAAGTTTGGCGGATTGCAGAAAATTCAGGTTGAAGGCAAAACCCAGGAAGCCATAAAACTGGTTTATGCCGATAATGATATTGTGTATGTGAGCATTCACTCGCTTCATAAAATTTCGAAATACAACGGAAAAGACGGAACGCCTCCGAAAATCTATAAACTTGGATCGAACGCCTGGAAGGTTTTAAAACAGAAAACCAAAGCGCGCGTCAAACATATTGCATTCAATTTGATTCAGCTGTATGCAAAACGTCGTTTAGAAAAAGGGTTTCAGTTTGCGCCGGACAGTTATCTTCAAAACGAATTAGAAAGTTCGTTTATTTACGAAGATACGCCGGATCAAATGAAATCGACACAGGAAGTAAAAGCCGATATGGAAAGCGATCGTCCAATGGATCGTTTGGTTTGCGGTGACGTTGGTTTCGGAAAAACAGAGGTTGCCATTCGTGCAGCTTTTAAAGCCGTTGACAACAGTAAACAAGTGGCAGTTTTGGTACCGACAACTATTTTGGCGTATCAGCATTACAGAACTTTTTCTGAACGTTTAAAAGACATGCCAGTTTCAATTGGCTATTTAAACCGATTTAGAACGGCAAAACAAAAAACACAAACGCTAAAAGATTTAGCCGAAGGAAAACTGGATATTGTAATTGGAACACATCAACTGGTCAATAAAAATGTAGTTTTTAAAGACTTAGGTTTATTGATTGTCGATGAGGAACAAAAGTTTGGAGTTAACGTAAAAGATAAACTGAAAACCATTGCTGCAAATGTGGATACGCTGACATTAACTGCAACGCCAATTCCGAGAACTTTGCAGTTTTCATTAATGGCTGCGCGGGATTTATCGGTAATTACAACGCCTCCACCAAACCGTTATCCAATTGAAACCAATGTGGTTGGTTTTAATGAAGAAATTATTCGTGACGCGATTTCATATGAAATTCAGAGAAACGGGCAAGTCTTCTTTATCAATAATAGAATTGAAAACATAAAAGAAGTGGCTGGAATGATTCAGCGTTTGGTTCCAAATGCAAGAGTTGGAATTGGCCACGGACAAATGGACGGTGCCAAACTTGAGGAATTGATGTTAGGTTTTATGAACGGAGATTTTGATGTTTTGGTAGCAACCACAATTATCGAAAGTGGTTTGGACGTTCCAAATGCAAATACGATTTTCATCAACAACGCTAATAATTTCGGATTATCAGATTTGCATCAAATGCGAGGCCGAGTAGGGCGAAGCAATAAAAAAGCATTTTGTTATTTCATCTGTCCTCCGTATTCATCAATGACCGAAGATGCCAGAAAACGCATTCAGGCGTTGGAACAATTCAGTGAATTAGGAAGCGGTTTCAACATTGCGATGAAAGATCTTGAAATTCGAGGCGCGGGAGATTTATTGGGCGGAGAACAAAGCGGTTTCATTAATGAAATTGGTTTTGATACGTACCAGAAAATTATGAATGAAGCCATTGAAGAGTTGAAGGAAAACGAATTCAAAGATTTATATCCTGAAGAAAATGATATTGATACCAAAGAATATGTAAAAGACATTCAAATCGATGCCGATTTTGAGCTTTTATTCCCGGATGAATATATCAATAACGTTTCAGAACGTTTGGTTTTATACAACGAATTAGGCGCTATAAAAGACGAAGCAGGATTACAGGAATTTGAAAGAAAACTAATTGACCGTTTCGGGCCTTTGCCAAAACAAGCGACAGCATTGTTAAACAGCATTAGAATAAAATGGATTGCAACAAAAGTCGGAATCGAGAAATTAGTCTTGAAACAAGGCAAAATGATTGGCTATTTCGTATCCGATCAGCAGTCAGATTATTATCAGTCTGTGAAGTTTAGAAACGTCCTGAACTTTGTTCAAAAACATAGTTCGCTCTGCAAAATGAAAGAAAAACAAACTGTAAACGGATTACGTTTATTGTTGACTTTTGAAAATGTGAAGTCGATAAAACGAGCTTTAGAGTTAATGGAATTGTTTGAGGAGTAGACTTAAATTAAAAAAGAAAAAGGCTTTTGGTTTTTAAAAATCAGAAGCCTTTTTTTTTGTTATAAAATGTCTTAAACTTTTGTTTTTAAAACTTTTAAAGGATGTTTTTACTTTTAGAGAAATGTACATTTGCAACATTATTAAATGATTAGTAATAACATGGAAAACGAGATTAAAATATTAAAAGATTTTGTAGAGGGAATTATAACTCCTAAAGATTTTGAAAAAGTACTGTTTGAAAATACAAAATTACAAGAACTGCTTTTAGATGATACTTTAAAGTTGCAAAATACATATATAGGAAATTCGACAATATTTTTATATTTAGTTGAACAAAAAATACAAAGTATAGGAGGTCAATTGAATGCGCAAGGGGCTGTACAATTGTTTTTGACCAAAAAGGGAATTAGTTTTAAAAAGTATGAGAAATATAGTGATGATTATGGTCTTATATTAGATTCTCAACCAAAATATATTAATACAGATTTAGATTTTATTGAAAAGTATATTTTACCAGCAGAAGCAAATAAATCTAAATCAGAATTTAAAAAAGAGATGAAAGATCGATTTTCAGCTTTATTTAAATATCAAACGAAACCACCAAAATGGATTCAAAGCCCAAATTGGATTATTAAAAATAATAAACCTCTTTTCTTTTTAGGTCAATTTGAAATTAAGAATTGTGATATTTTTCATGATGATGGAGCAGTTTATTTATTTGTAGATGAGAAAACGGGTGAAATTGAAACGGTGAAACAGTTCTATTAAAAATTAAGGTTTATTTATCTTTCGTTTAAGTAAATTCTTAGAACTAAAAAGTTTTCTTTGAGTCAAATTTTCAAAGATAACTTTTATGCAAAATCACTTTCTTGTTCTTTTTTTACTTCTTGGATTTACTTCGATTTTCGCTCAGGGAAAAAGTAAAATCATTTTAAATGACTCTTTAAAATCAGAAGCCTTTTTTATGTTATAAAATGTCTTAAACTTTTGTTTTTAAAACTTTTAAAGGATGTTTTTTCTTATGGACTAAAATATTTTTGTTTTTTTTTAGAGTATTCGATATGTGCGCTAAAAGATCAGTTTTTTCACAATCATAATAAAATCAAAATGGAAAAAAAATCTATTTCTGTTTCTTATACTAGCAGTTGTATCTTGTAATTCCTCTAAAAACGAATCTAAAAATAATGAAAAATCACCTCTTTTGCTGAGTAAAGTAAAACGGACAATTGTATACAAAAATGAGGTTACCAAGGATTCCAATTTTTTTTCATACGACGATCATAATCGTTTAAAAAAATTACATATAGATGCAACAGAAGTCGATTCTCTCGTTTACGATCAGTCAGGGCGGGTTATTTCTTTTAGAGAATCAGGTATATACGGAATTACTAAATCTACGGTTAGTTATCTATCAAACAGAATTATAATTAGTAAAATTGGAATAGAAAAGAATAATCAATCTCAAAGAAAATATACCCTTACTATTAATCTTCAAAAAGATAAAATAGGAAGAATAGAACTCGAAAAAGAATCTTGTTTTGAATATGATAAAGATGGAGATATTTATGAAAAAGAAAGCTGTATGACGGAGAGGCGTACGCCAAAAGATACCGTATATGCTAATGTTTACAATTTAGTAGGGAATGTTATTTTCTGGCAGGTTGTTACTGGTCATGGTTACCAATATGGAAATCAAAAAAGAATAACATTTAATAGTATTAAAACACATTCTATTGAACCATTTGATGTTTCGAATTATAGTACGCCTGTTAATAAAAAATATCCTAAAAAGGAAACTGTAGACTTATACTATGGAGAAGGTAAAGCAATTATTGAATATGAATATAAAAAGGGTGTTCAATAAACAGGTCATCAATTTGAAAGAGTACTATTATGTTTGGACAGAGTAAATATAGACCACCAGAAACTGATCGTTTAGATTTGCTTTTAGGAAAATGCAGAGATGAAATGACTGAAAATAACAGTGAATATTTTTATCAAAAGCAGATGCTCTGCAGGATTAAGCTTGTAGAGAGTTTTAAAGAAAAAATGAGTCCTTTTCTTCAAGATAAGCTTCTAATTGCTGAACAATATTGGAACGCATTTATACCAAATGAAAATTATCCTACTTCAGAAATTGATTTTGAGTTTATCAATCTGAGCAAAAGAAGAGATTTTGAAAAAAATGATAATGCTCAATTACATCTTCGCATTATTAGATTATTGTTTAAAAAATATGATAGTGAATCTACTGATGAAAATATTGACTGTTTTATGTTATTTTTTGAATATTTAATTAAGTTAGGATTTTATAAAGAAGATCTCGCAGATGCAGTTGAAAATTTGTTTGAATAGAAATAGAAAGATAATAAACACATACTATGGAAACTTTAGTAGATTTAGTCAACTCAACAAATTATAATGTTTTATTAGAAAATGTTAGATCAAGAATTGAGATTGAAATTGATCATGATAGTCCTTCTGTTATTTGGGATTTGTATATTGAAGAATTAAATTTAGCAAACGTTAATACAGATGATTTGAAATCTCTAATCGAATTATATATGGATTCAATATCGGTTTATGTAGAAGTAAAACTCAGGAAATATGCCGATGATACAGAACAAGAATATCCAAAAGGTTATAATCTTGAAAAAGAAGAAGATGATAAAGTTGTAAATCTTCCATTTTACAAAAACTTTCTTATTGGTTATCTGTTAGAATATTGGATATTAAAAGAGAATCCATTAGAGATTGAAAAATATGTTCGCGCTATCCGTATTCCAAATGCAAAAAAATATGCTAAAGAAATAACAGTTATTTATAATGATATTAATTCGTTGAAATGATTGTGATATTTCACGATAAAGCTGTTTGATTGTAGATGAAGAAAATCCCCAAAATAGAAAGCGTTAGTTAGTTCTACTGAAAATTAAGTTTTCTTTATCTTTTATTTAAGAAATATCTTAGAACTAAAAAGTTTTCTTTGAGCAAAATTTTCAAAGCCAGCTTTATATGCAGAATCAACTCATTCTTCTATTCTTATTTTTTGGATTAACTTCAATTTTTGCTCAGGAAAAGACTAAAATCATATCAAAAGACACTCTTACTTTAGAAGCTATTGATCCGCTTCGTCCGGCAAAAGCATCGTTTTATTCGGCAATCCTGCCGGGATTAGGACAAGTTTACAATAAAAAATACTGGAAAGTTCCATTAGTTTATGGAGCAATTGGAACAAGTACTTATTTGTATATTGACAATCAAAAGAAATATAATTTGTATCGAAACGAATATAAAAACAGATTAGCAGGAAATCCAAGTGAAACACCAAGTTTAGCTAGATTAGATAACAGCAGATTAATTACTGCTCAAAAAGGATTTCAAAGAAACCGGGATTTATCGGCTTTATTTATGGTTGGTTTTTATGTCCTAAATATTATTGACGCCAATATAGATGCCGCTTTATCGCAATTTAATGTAGATGAAAAACTGGCGTTTAAACCTGCTGTTATAAAAAATGAGATAACATTAGATAACAATTTTGGCGTTGCTCTAAATTATTCATTTTAAGTTTTTTCGCAGCGAATCGAACAATAGCGAACAAGCAAAGTAAAAAAAACAAAAAGGCGTATGATTTTTTCATACGCCTTTTAATTTTTAAACTAAATGAGATTATTTAACGATTAGTTTTTTAGTTGTTTTATACTCTTTAGAAACAATATTTACAATATATATTCCCGAAGCCAAACGATGATCGATTTTTCCTGAAGAAGAAAGTCTTTCGGTTAAAACAGTTCTTCCGTTTATATCTGAAACAGAAATTGAAGCCATGTCTCCGCTTTCCAATTCTGGTAATACAACATTAAATTCATTGTTTACAGATGGGTTTGGATAAATACTGATTACTTGTTCAGTTTCTGAAACAGCATCAATTTTTAAAGCCGATTTTCCTGTTCCAACAGTTGTTGGTTCTAATTGCCATTGCGCGCTGTACCAGCCGTCCTGCGAATTTCCGTATTGTGCAGAACCTGTCTGGTTTTCAACATGAATAATATTTCCTGTCTGCCATCTGTTTCTTAAACGAACCCAGGTTCCATCTATATAATCGCTTGACC includes:
- a CDS encoding DUF5683 domain-containing protein yields the protein MQNQLILLFLFFGLTSIFAQEKTKIISKDTLTLEAIDPLRPAKASFYSAILPGLGQVYNKKYWKVPLVYGAIGTSTYLYIDNQKKYNLYRNEYKNRLAGNPSETPSLARLDNSRLITAQKGFQRNRDLSALFMVGFYVLNIIDANIDAALSQFNVDEKLAFKPAVIKNEITLDNNFGVALNYSF
- the mfd gene encoding transcription-repair coupling factor; this encodes MSKNVLYTTYDNLPKAQQIASGLLEGNQIKMNISGLLGSAVSFIIRSVFKKTELPFLIVLDNKEEAAYYLNDLEQMIGEQDVLFYPVSFRRPYQVDETDNANVLLRAEVLNRINSRKKPAVIVTYPEALFEKVVTRQQLDKNTLKVSLNDKISIDFINEVLFEYEFKRVDFITEPGEFSVRGGIVDVFSFSNDHPYRIEFFGNEVDSIRTFDVETQLSVETHKKITIIPNVENKIFQENRESFLDYIAEKTVLFIQNTEGLFSQLDKQFARAEEAFEKLSKEIKHAAPEQLFLNQASFIKRALDFSVVELASRPVFKTTKKFEFHIQPQPSFNKQFDLLLNNLSDNHFNGYVNYLFCSNETQAKRFHDIFESLDEANSENIRKHYHTIVLPLYQGFIDEENQITAYTDHQIFERYHKFNIKNGYSKKQNITLKELTALSVGDYVTHIDHGIGKFGGLQKIQVEGKTQEAIKLVYADNDIVYVSIHSLHKISKYNGKDGTPPKIYKLGSNAWKVLKQKTKARVKHIAFNLIQLYAKRRLEKGFQFAPDSYLQNELESSFIYEDTPDQMKSTQEVKADMESDRPMDRLVCGDVGFGKTEVAIRAAFKAVDNSKQVAVLVPTTILAYQHYRTFSERLKDMPVSIGYLNRFRTAKQKTQTLKDLAEGKLDIVIGTHQLVNKNVVFKDLGLLIVDEEQKFGVNVKDKLKTIAANVDTLTLTATPIPRTLQFSLMAARDLSVITTPPPNRYPIETNVVGFNEEIIRDAISYEIQRNGQVFFINNRIENIKEVAGMIQRLVPNARVGIGHGQMDGAKLEELMLGFMNGDFDVLVATTIIESGLDVPNANTIFINNANNFGLSDLHQMRGRVGRSNKKAFCYFICPPYSSMTEDARKRIQALEQFSELGSGFNIAMKDLEIRGAGDLLGGEQSGFINEIGFDTYQKIMNEAIEELKENEFKDLYPEENDIDTKEYVKDIQIDADFELLFPDEYINNVSERLVLYNELGAIKDEAGLQEFERKLIDRFGPLPKQATALLNSIRIKWIATKVGIEKLVLKQGKMIGYFVSDQQSDYYQSVKFRNVLNFVQKHSSLCKMKEKQTVNGLRLLLTFENVKSIKRALELMELFEE
- a CDS encoding L-threonine 3-dehydrogenase; amino-acid sequence: MNPKILIIGACGQIGTELTQKLRKLYGTENVIASDIRKLNTDVVNSGPFEVVNALDFNQIEHLVEVHKITDVYLMAALLSATAEKNPAFAWDLNMNSLFHVLNLAKAKKIQKIFWPSSIAVFGPTTPKENTPQYTIMEPSTVYGISKQSGERWCEYYHNIYGVDVRSIRYPGLISWSTPPGGGTTDYAVDIFYKAIADKKYECFLSSETKMPMMYMDDAIDATINIMKAPVEQIKIHSSYNLAAMSFTPTEIAAEIKKHIPEFEITYNPDFRQKIADSWPASIDDSSAREDWGWNHKFDLESMTKDMIEHLS